One window of Candidatus Dadabacteria bacterium genomic DNA carries:
- the tmk gene encoding dTMP kinase, producing MSRFITFEGIDGSGKSTQARLLADYLSSKGTKVFFTKEPGEGKLGEAIRNEILDRRDIDIEPYAELCLFCADRAQHVRELILPKLKDGYTVICDRYYDSTLAYQGSGRELDPDLVLRMAVASSLGVEPDVTFFLSIPVEQALLRLRDRGKERNKMDEEPVEFHSRVDEGYRRLIEKGTPRLKVIEASGSLEETQMEIRRFFE from the coding sequence GTGAGCAGATTTATCACATTCGAGGGAATAGACGGAAGCGGCAAATCGACCCAGGCGAGGCTTCTAGCCGATTACCTCTCCAGCAAGGGGACCAAGGTGTTTTTTACAAAGGAACCGGGCGAGGGCAAGCTCGGCGAGGCGATAAGAAACGAGATTCTCGACCGGAGGGATATCGATATTGAGCCCTACGCCGAACTTTGTCTTTTCTGCGCGGACAGGGCCCAGCACGTAAGGGAGCTCATACTGCCGAAACTAAAAGACGGTTACACGGTCATTTGCGACAGGTACTACGATTCGACCCTTGCTTACCAGGGCTCGGGAAGGGAGCTTGACCCTGACCTGGTTCTCCGCATGGCTGTGGCATCAAGTCTCGGTGTTGAGCCCGACGTCACGTTTTTTCTTTCGATACCGGTTGAGCAGGCGCTCCTGAGGCTCAGGGACCGCGGTAAGGAGAGAAACAAGATGGACGAGGAACCGGTTGAGTTCCACAGCCGAGTGGATGAGGGTTACAGACGGCTGATTGAAAAAGGGACCCCAAGGCTCAAGGTAATAGAAGCTTCCGGTTCCCTCGAGGAGACCCAGATGGAGATAAGGCGCTTTTTTGAGTGA
- a CDS encoding ATP-binding protein produces MIRRTIETKLLSLAAQYPVVTITGPRQSGKTTVSVKCFPEHLYLNLEDPDVREHARKDPRGFLAQSETTIIDEVQHVPDLVSYIQGIVDRSVRTGQFILTGSHQFSLTDMVSQSLAGRTALVNLLPFSLEELGEKSSYENLIYRGFYPAIIDRELNPSEALSFYTDTYIKRDLRDIREIRNLRQFESFLRLCPSNVGQMLNRARMANDIGVDAKTVDAWISVLEASYIIYLLPPHYRNFRKRIVKTPKLYFCDVGLASYLLGIKTVEHVKSHPLRGALFENLVVMEKVKRKLNNVESPSLYFFRDNTGNEVDLLEPEGADVISYEIKSTRTLGAGLFKGLDFYRRLNPDNRKSVLVYAGSERTSRYGHECVPFFDV; encoded by the coding sequence ATGATAAGACGGACAATAGAAACGAAACTTCTGAGTCTCGCCGCGCAGTATCCCGTCGTCACGATTACGGGGCCTCGCCAGTCAGGCAAGACGACCGTGTCGGTGAAATGTTTTCCGGAGCACCTTTATCTCAACCTGGAAGACCCCGATGTGCGGGAGCATGCCCGGAAAGACCCGAGAGGATTCCTCGCACAATCGGAAACAACGATTATAGACGAGGTCCAGCATGTTCCCGATCTGGTTTCTTATATTCAGGGCATAGTGGACCGCAGCGTCCGGACGGGACAGTTCATTCTGACCGGAAGCCATCAGTTCAGTCTAACGGATATGGTCTCCCAGTCGCTTGCCGGAAGGACGGCGCTTGTAAACCTGCTTCCCTTCTCGCTTGAGGAACTGGGGGAAAAGTCTTCGTACGAAAATCTGATCTACAGGGGATTCTATCCGGCGATTATTGACAGAGAGCTCAATCCCTCAGAAGCCCTTTCATTTTACACGGATACCTACATTAAAAGAGACCTGAGAGACATTAGGGAGATCAGGAACCTGAGACAGTTTGAAAGTTTCCTGAGACTCTGCCCGTCAAATGTCGGACAGATGCTTAACAGGGCGCGTATGGCTAACGACATAGGTGTTGACGCCAAGACTGTGGACGCGTGGATTTCGGTTCTTGAGGCAAGCTACATCATCTACCTTCTCCCTCCCCATTACAGAAATTTCAGAAAGCGGATAGTGAAAACGCCGAAGCTTTACTTCTGCGACGTGGGCCTTGCCTCCTATCTGCTCGGAATAAAAACTGTTGAGCACGTGAAATCACATCCACTCAGAGGTGCGCTTTTTGAAAATCTGGTCGTAATGGAAAAGGTCAAGAGGAAACTTAACAACGTTGAGTCCCCATCTCTGTATTTCTTCAGGGACAACACCGGGAACGAAGTCGATCTTCTGGAGCCGGAAGGCGCCGACGTGATTTCCTATGAGATAAAGTCGACCCGCACCCTCGGCGCCGGGTTGTTCAAGGGTCTTGATTTCTATAGAAGGCTCAATCCCGACAACAGGAAATCAGTTCTGGTCTATGCCGGGAGCGAAAGAACAAGCCGTTACGGGCACGAATGTGTGCCTTTTTTTGACGTCTGA
- a CDS encoding Fic family protein, whose protein sequence is MEPLLIGRTSRHHGELTDLAVELAQCVAGLGHGLPEGVLESLSGLVRVMNCYYSNLIEGHETHPVDIERAMKEDYSADTKKRNLQLEARAHIAVQKWIDEGGLKCGATAVASLQEIHYRFGELLPHELLQVENPDTGEVVSVVPGELRSRDVRVGRHVPLSPGAVPRFMKRFESVYGSLGKTDTILASAAAHHRLLWIHPFLDGNGRVARLMSDAMLSEALNAVRIWSVSRGLAREEGSYKSRLMACEMGRRNDLDGRGPLSEEALAEFTRFFLTICIDQVDFMERLMMPDRLLSRILLWTEEEIHAGELPPQSRIIMRNVLYRGEIPRGEVTRLLGSSPRHARRITSVLLKRGILASRSTRAPLRLAFPAELASRWLPGLFPEK, encoded by the coding sequence ATGGAACCGCTTCTGATAGGCAGGACTTCAAGACACCACGGTGAACTGACTGACCTGGCGGTTGAACTTGCGCAATGCGTCGCCGGTCTCGGTCACGGCCTGCCCGAGGGCGTACTTGAGTCTCTTTCCGGTCTCGTAAGGGTGATGAACTGCTATTACAGCAACCTTATCGAAGGCCATGAAACTCATCCGGTCGATATTGAAAGGGCCATGAAGGAGGACTACAGCGCCGACACGAAGAAGCGCAATCTGCAGCTTGAGGCAAGAGCCCATATAGCTGTTCAGAAATGGATTGACGAAGGAGGCCTCAAGTGCGGCGCGACCGCTGTTGCCAGTCTGCAGGAAATCCACTACCGGTTCGGGGAATTGCTTCCCCATGAACTGCTCCAGGTGGAAAATCCGGATACTGGAGAAGTTGTCAGTGTTGTTCCTGGCGAACTGCGCAGTCGCGATGTCCGCGTAGGCCGCCATGTTCCCTTAAGTCCCGGGGCAGTGCCCCGTTTTATGAAGCGGTTTGAAAGTGTCTACGGAAGCCTCGGCAAAACCGACACTATCTTGGCTTCCGCGGCGGCTCACCACAGACTGCTTTGGATACATCCTTTCCTGGACGGAAACGGGCGCGTTGCCCGTCTCATGTCCGATGCCATGTTATCGGAAGCCTTGAATGCGGTCAGGATATGGTCGGTCTCAAGAGGGCTGGCACGGGAGGAGGGGTCGTATAAGAGCCGTCTGATGGCATGCGAAATGGGACGTCGCAATGATCTCGACGGCCGGGGTCCTCTGAGCGAGGAGGCCTTGGCGGAGTTCACGCGTTTTTTCTTGACTATCTGCATTGACCAGGTGGATTTCATGGAGAGGCTCATGATGCCGGATCGTCTGCTAAGCAGAATTCTGCTCTGGACCGAAGAGGAAATCCACGCCGGCGAACTCCCTCCTCAATCCAGAATTATTATGAGAAATGTTCTTTATCGCGGGGAGATTCCAAGAGGAGAAGTCACTCGCCTTCTCGGCTCAAGTCCCCGCCATGCCCGTCGCATCACGTCTGTTCTGCTGAAACGTGGAATTCTGGCTTCACGGAGTACCCGTGCTCCGTTGCGACTTGCCTTTCCGGCCGAACTTGCATCCCGCTGGTTGCCGGGACTCTTTCCGGAAAAGTAA
- a CDS encoding pseudouridine synthase — MRLNRFLSECGVTSRRKADNLIKAGRITVNGEVVRTLGSVVDETADMVALDGKPVRKERKRYVMLNKPPFYLTSLRSMEDGKKTITSFLGGIEQRVYPVGRLDYDSEGLLILTNDGELANRIHHPRYKVVKTYLAEVSGDVPDDLEAVLGGGVEIEKRFTKPDSVSVLQVSPGRARASISFHEGRKHLVKKYFEAFGLRVARLKRISCGNVRLGELGKGEWRDLNPGEIKNLRKMTGLLSRGQDKTPGGAV, encoded by the coding sequence ATGAGGCTTAACAGATTTCTCTCCGAGTGCGGAGTAACGTCAAGAAGAAAAGCGGATAACCTTATAAAGGCGGGACGGATAACTGTAAACGGGGAGGTTGTTCGTACTCTCGGTTCCGTGGTGGACGAGACTGCCGACATGGTAGCGCTTGATGGAAAACCCGTGCGCAAGGAAAGGAAAAGATACGTGATGCTTAACAAGCCTCCCTTTTACCTCACTTCCCTCAGGTCCATGGAAGATGGAAAGAAAACGATAACGTCCTTCCTGGGAGGCATAGAGCAGAGGGTTTATCCCGTTGGCAGGCTTGACTACGACTCTGAGGGACTTCTGATTCTCACAAACGACGGGGAACTTGCAAACAGAATACATCACCCCAGGTACAAGGTGGTAAAAACTTATCTAGCCGAGGTTTCGGGGGATGTGCCGGATGATCTCGAAGCGGTACTTGGTGGAGGAGTGGAAATTGAAAAACGGTTTACGAAGCCGGATTCAGTGAGTGTTCTTCAAGTGTCCCCTGGGCGCGCGCGGGCAAGCATTTCATTTCACGAGGGGAGAAAACACCTTGTGAAAAAGTACTTCGAGGCCTTTGGCCTTCGAGTTGCCAGGCTTAAGAGAATTTCGTGTGGTAACGTACGTCTCGGCGAGCTTGGCAAGGGGGAGTGGCGTGACCTGAACCCTGGGGAAATCAAGAACCTCAGGAAGATGACGGGACTTTTGTCTCGAGGTCAGGACAAAACCCCGGGAGGCGCAGTGTGA
- the acs gene encoding acetate--CoA ligase gives MSKPKVFPPSEAVTEGALINRDEYNWMYRQSVRDPEGFWGAHGKRIDWIRPYTKVKDTSYGPGEVSIRWFYDGTLNVSANCVDRHAEKTPDKIAIIWEGDDPAEDRKFTYAELKSEVCRMANVLKSLGARKGDRVTIYMPMIPEAAFAMLACARIGAIHSVVFGGFSPQALAGRISDCESEIVITADEGLRGARRVPLKVNTDKALEDAAVDSIVKKVLVVRRTGADVPWDGERDVWYHEAAAEVSDDCAAEEMGAEDPLFILYTSGSTGKPKGVLHTTGGYLVYASITHQYVFDYHEGEVYWCTADVGWVTGHSYIVYGPLANGATTVMFEGVPGYPDMSRFWRVCDKHNISIFYTAPTAIRALMREGDGPVKETSRASLRVLGTVGEPINPEAWMWYYEVVGDGRCPIVDTWWQTETGGVLITPLPGVTDLKPGSATLPFFGVRPELVSDDGNVLEGAAEGNLCIVDSWPGQARTVYGDHDRFVETYFAAYLGKYFTGDGCRRDEDGYYWITGRVDDVINVSGHRMGTAEVESALVSHGSVAEAAVVGYPHEIKGQGIYAYVTLNADSEPSEELRGELVKWVRKEIGPIASPDLIQWAPGLPKTRSGKIMRRILRRIAANEYSDLGDTSTLADPSVVDNLIDNRMNR, from the coding sequence GAAGGACACAAGCTACGGTCCTGGGGAAGTGTCAATCAGGTGGTTCTACGACGGGACCCTTAACGTGTCGGCAAACTGCGTCGACCGCCACGCGGAGAAAACTCCCGACAAGATCGCAATCATATGGGAGGGGGACGACCCCGCCGAAGACAGGAAGTTCACTTACGCGGAACTTAAGAGCGAAGTCTGCCGCATGGCTAACGTGCTTAAGTCTCTCGGTGCCCGCAAGGGCGACAGGGTAACCATATACATGCCGATGATTCCCGAGGCTGCCTTCGCCATGCTTGCGTGCGCGCGTATCGGCGCCATTCATTCGGTAGTGTTCGGAGGTTTCTCACCGCAGGCGCTTGCGGGGAGGATCTCTGACTGTGAATCGGAGATAGTCATTACGGCGGACGAGGGACTTCGCGGCGCTCGCAGGGTGCCTCTTAAGGTAAACACGGACAAGGCCCTTGAGGACGCCGCCGTGGACTCGATCGTAAAAAAGGTGCTGGTAGTGCGCCGTACTGGAGCGGACGTTCCCTGGGATGGTGAGCGGGACGTCTGGTATCATGAGGCCGCGGCGGAGGTTTCCGATGACTGTGCGGCCGAGGAAATGGGCGCTGAGGACCCGCTTTTCATTCTCTACACCTCGGGTTCGACCGGAAAGCCCAAGGGGGTTTTGCACACAACCGGCGGTTATCTTGTTTACGCTTCGATAACTCACCAGTACGTGTTCGATTACCACGAAGGAGAGGTCTATTGGTGTACGGCTGACGTCGGCTGGGTCACCGGCCACAGCTACATCGTCTATGGACCGCTTGCAAACGGCGCCACCACTGTGATGTTTGAAGGGGTTCCGGGTTATCCGGACATGTCACGTTTCTGGAGAGTTTGCGACAAGCACAACATCAGTATTTTCTACACGGCCCCCACGGCTATCCGGGCGCTTATGCGCGAGGGAGACGGGCCGGTCAAGGAAACCTCCCGCGCCTCGCTTCGCGTTCTTGGCACCGTGGGAGAACCAATCAATCCCGAAGCCTGGATGTGGTACTACGAAGTGGTCGGCGACGGCCGGTGTCCCATAGTGGACACTTGGTGGCAGACCGAGACCGGGGGTGTCCTGATAACCCCGCTTCCCGGTGTAACGGACCTAAAGCCGGGTTCAGCCACACTGCCGTTTTTCGGGGTGCGCCCGGAACTGGTTTCTGACGACGGCAATGTCCTGGAAGGCGCGGCCGAGGGAAATCTCTGTATAGTGGATTCATGGCCGGGACAGGCGCGCACGGTTTACGGCGATCACGACCGTTTCGTCGAAACTTACTTTGCCGCCTATCTAGGCAAGTATTTTACCGGCGACGGCTGCCGTCGCGACGAAGACGGTTATTACTGGATTACCGGGCGTGTCGATGACGTTATAAACGTATCCGGTCACCGGATGGGCACAGCCGAGGTGGAGAGCGCTTTGGTGTCGCACGGAAGCGTCGCCGAGGCGGCGGTGGTAGGCTATCCGCACGAGATAAAGGGTCAGGGCATCTATGCGTACGTGACACTTAACGCCGATTCGGAGCCTTCAGAAGAACTTCGCGGCGAGCTAGTTAAGTGGGTGAGAAAGGAAATAGGGCCGATCGCCTCTCCCGATCTTATACAGTGGGCTCCAGGGCTTCCGAAAACCCGCTCTGGCAAGATCATGCGCCGGATTCTGCGCCGCATCGCCGCCAACGAGTACTCCGACCTTGGCGATACTTCAACTCTTGCCGACCCATCTGTAGTTGACAACCTGATTGATAACCGGATGAACCGCTGA